From a region of the Phaeodactylum tricornutum CCAP 1055/1 chromosome 4, whole genome shotgun sequence genome:
- a CDS encoding predicted protein: MGLLSFLLCLKALQTATAFGRQPLRTMRAYAPRSLRSTPLPLAGQATELPDSLEDAATRAAQATANFASQSGPLARCRVDFDTSVGDETYTLLKSSTEFMQNFVSALCYATIPGLQEQRQAEMMKVAEARAELKVLFQENPEDDRVRELQKMLAANGRDPDAGPWTGPVARVYFPDEGSAALARRDWLGVDPKVPPCVQFASCGGVQVGDIQKDRIVFFFCPKASESEYVEKILINTETTATDLQLSVLVNPNLVDMGVTGFGMAGRRLRERLIDPLQNTYYLRTLPWGALTRLWPQAYSVWQEDTDAEGGYRLIKTLGRLPSNPEVEDIYDIENGNMEARQSGGPLDQLADFVNGMMRL, encoded by the coding sequence ATGGGTCTCTTGTCGTTTCTCTTGTGCTTGAAGGCACTACAGACGGCAACGGCCTTTGGGAGGCAACCGCTTCGGACGATGCGTGCGTACGCTCCACGGAGCTTACGAAGCACTCCGTTGCCCTTGGCTGGGCAAGCTACGGAGCTGCCGGATTCCCTAGAAGACGCAGCAACCCGTGCCGCGCAGGCGACGGCCAATTTTGCGTCCCAGTCGGGGCCGTTGGCACGCTGCCGGGTAGATTTTGACACCAGCGTTGGCGACGAAACCTACACACTCCTTAAATCTAGTACGGAATTTATGCAAAATTTCGTTTCGGCTTTGTGCTACGCCACCATTCCGGGATTGCAGGAGCAAAGACAGGCGGAAATGATGAAGGTTGCGGAAGCGCGAGCGGAGCTTAAAGTGCTCTTCCAGGAAAACCCTGAAGACGATCGCGTCCGTGAGCTTCAAAAAATGCTTGCTGCGAATGGGCGTGATCCGGACGCGGGTCCGTGGACAGGCCCGGTAGCGCGTGTGTACTTTCCCGATGAAGGCAGTGCGGCTTTGGCACGCCGAGACTGGTTGGGGGTGGATCCGAAGGTACCTCCGTGTGTCCAATTTGCTTCCTGTGGTGGAGTGCAAGTTGGCGACATTCAGAAAGATCGtattgtctttttcttttgtccaaagGCGAGCGAAAGTGAATACGTGGAAAAGATTCTAATCAACACGGAAACGACAGCGACAGATTTGCAACTTTCTGTCTTGGTGAATCCAAACTTGGTGGATATGGGAGTCACGGGCTTTGGCATGGCGGGGCGGCGTCTGCGCGAGCGTCTCATTGATCCCTTGCAGAATACTTACTACCTACGAACGTTGCCTTGGGGGGCACTCACCCGGCTCTGGCCCCAGGCCTACAGCGTCTGGCAAGAAGATACCGACGCCGAAGGCGGCTACCGCCTTATTAAAACGTTGGGCCGCCTGCCGTCGAACCCTGAAGTCGAAGATATCTACGATATTGAAAACGGAAACATGGAAGCACGACAGTCGGGCGGACCGCTGGATCAGCTAGCAGACTTTGTCAACGGTATGATGCGATTGTAA
- a CDS encoding predicted protein, translated as MSTNEPLRPGSGSSSNGGRSRCGSDSNSHSTNQNTEGSVTQAPVLAPEEGPPVLLREWNPAPPPPSTPVAPAVIWPDRSPEAEDRRPAYSYPVATFVRDLVRTGMDQIESAWQQQESSSTAQRDGTGTRPHGTHNRVEDDDSDAYRPLSVRSESDALAMRSEAAAAFMESTATVSARTINDLDDEHEDAEFILVDGELVLMPPPPPNAAEQDGLVRHLQNQEFERHFSLRARYHPDHPAVKSCQPNRVRRGVRKLGKIFKRKNGLRRASSKESAQSHVHHVDDSSAHTSHDGSSLPSLSADFLTAPSGADSITTLNHTTNNGGINSNNNPKSPPRKKDKRRGKRRSWRRTDSSGGENDDFDDETSPDIFESRSGEFSSRTGPRPATFTTISALANRSAASIRPPMPPMTPIQETLDASNMFSGGRAASVEARFVGTTADVLEAGVLPTGFAAEAYVEYDSDEALKKDDSLVASVVPFDADYKVDKAEAPDFESMLRRAALETVSDLEASESTAAQPLRPKRVKSDGSSVPLSLATGSDAHVHNDMLKVVMVGAPGVDKSYVARAIRQSHKRGRKRVTLGVDVHSWSPRSDVKFAIWEVQGATSRDHGAPNFGAHAATQALFFSSSCLYLLVWDLACQNVATNRCPSRRHDGEDCFDSSEDEEEYEDDFLREEANRQADRALYADIQTRLLSWVDTIALRGPGSAILPVALIPSHMNEIEVKRRCDTMQNLLENHLHRFDGSEYSPKLLLGQDTILCVDEVTGSGIEQLQETMVAIATDSSRSVFEHMGAPVPTGTGRVLDTVRRLKQDHKLILLDHLLGELGPGLDMATVVQALHFLSSIGEILYFGTSDDEVLSRYIILSRKWLVSALSCILRNDLKRELTETRRFMNMQCIYSDQKFPESEITKVLVSSTASCPLLSDSDARMLWQSMSFMREASDRYAELTESATTAPTMFYFLERLLVHSGVLLPLRASPPPTMALDQPVQSEVFFIPSLLTQTDPRDVWTFKSSESWMTTLCYSWLFRDGAPSDLMEHVSVELLKDLYEFSQDFQGTPKQEYPQRSHTVPIGRGSLHQFLEEHDTQAIGRIKVHQIMCWKTSVLVKIGTVFADQDSGELRESFVEVFVTVVDQSSSQCVASDAMRASMHRVIVSGKGQVGHHGRKLWKGGFEVVLDSVRSSLSTYPNVDSQVVCPECLAHSSPSNACTWGWDSVVAAVERKDAVVRCMRGHRVDSSLISGNAKDAEVKTPAVESSHSQRVSKPVPEMLPSVVLVGLWDAQQKEIRNVGSGFIVDKRLGLVVTAAHVLYDMEEGPRFGVPFFGLPDAKVVIGIIPDEGHNAVFRYFGEIVLSDVHNVDACVVRVTSKMAEDVDDEGTGCVNQTEISLDYEAVESEKLRSLKMTNRFELEESVRILGFNQGGEGVFELGKHVNRSADFAKGYICKKFKAAISDDGSHSSNSSGKTFSPREEIVIMCPTISGHSGGPCVNDEGRVVGILSRADPVDRQRCYLVPATELKRLVTKAKKTCVRPAKLATAITM; from the coding sequence ATGTCGACAAACGAACCGTTGCGTCCCGGAAGTGGGAGCAGTAGTAATGGGGGAAGGAGCCGTTGTGGTAGTGACAGTAATAGCCACAGTACGAACCAGAATACCGAAGGCAGCGTCACCCAGGCTCCAGTCCTTGCACCGGAAGAAGGACCTCCCGTGTTGCTGCGCGAATGGAATCCggcaccgccgccgccttcCACTCCGGTGGCTCCCGCCGTGATCTGGCCCGATCGATCCCCGGAAGCGGAAGATCGTCGACCTGCGTACTCGTATCCCGTAGCCACGTTTGTACGCGATCTGGTCCGTACGGGGATGGACCAAATCGAGTCAGCCTGGCAGCAACaagagtcgtcgtcgactGCACAGCGAGATGGAACTGGTACACGCCCTCACGGAACCCACAATCGAgtagaagacgacgacagcgatgCCTATCGCCCACTCTCCGTGCGTAGTGAGTCGGACGCTCTGGCCATGCGCTCCGAGGCCGCGGCGGCATTTATGGAATCCACGGCGACGGTGTCGGCCCGAACCATCAATGATCTGGACGACGAACACGAGGATGCCGAATTCATACTCGTTGACGGCGAACTGGTGCTCATGCCGCCCCCGCCGCCCAACGCGGCCGAGCAGGACGGTCTCGTCCGCCATTTGCAGAATCAGGAATTTGAACGACACTTTTCGTTGCGCGCCAGGTATCACCCCGACCATCCCGCCGTCAAGTCGTGTCAACCGAATCGCGTCCGCAGAGGTGTCCGGAAGCTTGGAAAGATTTTTAAGCGTAAGAACGGTCTCCGTCGAGCGTCAAGTAAGGAAAGCGCGCAATCGCATGTGCACCACGTCGATGACTCCTCGGCGCACACCTCGCACGACGGATCTTCGTTACCGTCTCTTTCCGCCGACTTCTTAACCGCGCCGTCGGGAGCTGATTCTATAACCACTCTGAATCACACCACAAACAACGGTGGGATCAATTCCAACAATAATCCCAAATCTCCCCCCAGGAAGAAAGACAAACGCCGTGGAAAACGACGTTCTTGGCGGCGGACTGACAGCAGTGGTGGAgagaacgacgactttgatGACGAGACGTCGCCAGACATATTCGAAAGCCGTTCGGGTGAATTCTCGTCGCGTACGGGTCCGCGCCCTGCCACTTTTACCACAATTTCTGCGCTCGCCAATCGGTCGGCCGCGTCGATTCGACCCCCTATGCCTCCCATGACACCGATTCAGGAAACCTTGGACGCGAGCAACATGTTTTCAGGAGGAAGAGCTGCGTCCGTCGAAGCCAGATTTGTTGGGACAACGGCGGACGTTCTCGAGGCTGGTGTCCTGCCGACCGGCTTTGCTGCGGAAGCCTACGTAGAATACGACAGCGACGAGGCCTTGAAAAAGGACGATTCTCTCGTAGCCAGCGTCGTACCTTTTGATGCCGACTACAAGGTGGACAAGGCCGAAGCCCCCGATTTTGAAAGTATGCTGCGGAGAGCCGCACTCGAAACCGTATCGGATCTGGAGGCGTCAGAAAGCACGGCTGCCCAGCCCCTGCGTCCGAAACGAGTCAAGTCAGACGGGTCTTCGGTTCCGCTCAGTCTCGCCACTGGCAGCGATGCGCACGTACACAACGATATGCTGAAAGTAGTCATGGTTGGAGCACCAGGCGTGGACAAATCCTATGTCGCCCGAGCCATCCGGCAAAGTCATAAAAGGGGACGAAAGCGCGTCACTTTGGGAGTCGACGTACACTCCTGGTCGCCCAGGTCGGACGTAAAGTTTGCAATATGGGAAGTCCAAGGTGCGACGTCCCGAGACCACGGGGCGCCTAATTTCGGTGCGCACGCCGCAACTCAGGcacttttcttttcttcctcgtgCCTGTATTTGTTGGTGTGGGATTTGGCTTGTCAAAACGTGGCTACGAATCGTTGTCCCAGTCGTCGGCATGACGGCGAAGATTGCTTCGACAGTtccgaggacgaagaagaatacgaagacgATTTCTTgcgggaagaagccaacCGTCAGGCTGATCGGGCCTTGTACGCAGACATACAAACACGCCTTCTATCTTGGGTGGATACGATTGCCTTGCGCGGACCTGGGTCCGCCATTTTGCCGGTAGCTCTTATCCCTTCCCACATGAACGAAATAGAGGTCAAGCGACGATGTGATACAATGCAGAATCTTCTCGAGAACCACCTCCATCGTTTTGATGGGAGCGAATATTCTCCGAAACTGTTGCTGGGCCAAGATACGATTCTTTGTGTCGACGAGGTGACCGGGTCAGGGATCGAACAGCTGCAGGAAACAATGGTGGCCATAGCCACAGATTCATCGCGATCTGTATTTGAACACATGGGTGCACCAGTACCGACGGGGACAGGCAGGGTACTGGATACGGTCCGGCGACTCAAACAAGATCACAAGCTTATCTTGCTAGATCATTTATTGGGTGAGCTCGGTCCGGGCTTGGATATGGCTACAGTAGTCCAAGCTTTGCACTTTTTATCGAGCATTGGCGAAATTCTATACTTTGGAACGTCAGATGATGAAGTTCTATCGCGATACATTATCCTTAGTCGAAAGTGGCTTGTGTCAGCCTTGTCATGCATTCTCCGCAATGACCTTAAGCGTGAGTTGACCGAAACTAGAAGATTCATGAATATGCAATGTATTTACAGCGACCAGAAATTTCCCGAGAGCGAAATTACAAAAGTGCTCGTCAGTAGCACGGCGAGCTGTCCATTGCTCAGCGATAGCGATGCGCGCATGCTTTGGCAGTCCATGAGTTTCATGCGCGAAGCATCGGATCGGTATGCCGAGCTGACGGAAAGTGCCACCACGGCGCCGACCATGTTTTACTTTTTGGAACGACTATTGGTCCACTCCGGTGTTCTACTGCCCCTACGAGCTTCGCCACCACCGACAATGGCCTTGGACCAACCGGTGCAGTCTGAAGTGTTTTTTATACCTAGTCTCTTGACGCAAACGGATCCTCGGGATGTTTGGACGTTCAAATCCAGTGAAAGTTGGATGACCACCTTGTGTTACTCCTGGTTGTTCCGCGATGGTGCCCCATCGGATCTCATGGAGCATGTGTCCGTCGAATTGCTGAAGGACCTGTATGAATTTTCTCAAGACTTCCAAGGAACTCCCAAACAGGAGTATCCTCAGCGGTCGCACACGGTACCAATAGGACGGGGGTCCTTGCACCAGTTTCTGGAAGAGCATGATACACAAGCGATCGGTCGCATCAAGGTGCATCAAATCATGTGTTGGAAGACTTCAGTTCTTGTAAAGATCGGGACTGTATTTGCCGATCAGGACAGTGGGGAGCTACGGGAAAGTTTTGTGGAAGTTTTCGTGACGGTTGTTGATCAGAGCTCAAGTCAATGTGTCGCGTCAGATGCGATGCGCGCCAGTATGCATCGGGTTATAGTCAGTGGGAAAGGTCAGGTAGGCCACCATGGACGCAAGTTGTGGAAGGGTGGCTTTGAGGTTGTATTGGACTCGGTTCGGTCATCGCTCTCTACGTACCCCAACGTGGATTCGCAAGTGGTATGTCCAGAATGTCTCGCCCACTCAAGTCCAAGTAATGCTTGTACATGGGGGTGGGATAGTGTCGTTGCTGCCGTTGAGCGCAAAGACGCAGTTGTTCGATGCATGCGTGGACATCGTGTCGACAGCAGCCTAATTTCTGGCAACGCCAAAGATGCCGAAGTAAAAACGCCAGCCGTGGAATCGTCTCATTCTCAACGAGTGTCCAAGCCTGTTCCCGAGATGCTGCCCAGCGTTGTACTGGTGGGTCTATGGGATGCGCAGCAAAAGGAGATTCGAAACGTTGGATCTGGATTCATCGTCGACAAACGTCTTGGGTTGGTAGTAACAGCTGCTCATGTTCTCTACGACATGGAAGAGGGGCCCAGGTTTGGGGTTCCTTTCTTCGGTTTACCCGACGCCAAGGTTGTGATTGGAATCATTCCCGATGAAGGGCACAACGCAGTCTTCCGCTACTTTGGTGAGATCGTGCTGAGCGACGTCCACAACGTAGACGCATGCGTTGTGCGTGTTACGAGCAAAATGGCTGAAGACGTTGACGATGAAGGCACGGGCTGTGTGAATCAAACCGAGATTTCTTTAGACTACGAGGCTGTGGAGTCCGAAAAACTCCGTTCGTTGAAAATGACGAACCGATTCGAGCTAGAGGAGTCTGTCCGCATCCTCGGGTTCAACCAAGGAGGTGAAGGTGTCTTTGAGCTGGGCAAACACGTAAACCGGTCCGCTGACTTTGCCAAGGGCTATATCTGCAAAAAGTTCAAAGCTGCGATTTCCGACGACGGATCGCACTCATCCAATTCGTCGGGCAAGACGTTTTCGCCACGCGAAGAAATCGTGATCATGTGCCCGACAATTTCGGGACACAGTGGTGGTCCGTGTGTGAACGACGAAGGTCGCGTGGTTGGTATTTTGAGTCGAGCCGATCCCGTCGATCGGCAACGTTGCTATCTAGTCCCGGCGACCGAATTGAAGCGGCTGGTAACCAAGGCCAAGAAAACGTGTGTGAGGCCTGCCAAGCTAGCGACTGCTATTACTATGTAA
- a CDS encoding predicted protein, with protein MASAKLSRGKKWRWRLVVMAILASLALSVVRRLFFQERQTVQWLPPLAIENPTYFSAFEEERMPTSSSDEACQTPLVEDTKEDSRSELLVDGSDFAAAARARTSSHPFCQRFRYEQSASALWSSHREAIMNKTNHANDEDGRHRPWIEKLFDTVSPFLLQRGLRNPPNAADTKRVLNIVETKLANSSAPPLYVAVFGGSVVEGTNCDFIPPAALELVTNRSLLRERKRNMYDTVIKGRSCTWPNRLQALVDYALGEGVVKIYNLGVGGTNSQLAVPIVKYRLYSGAADLVNIGGPDVVINGYAVNDNAYFSSTAATATYTHFNASLARAEDFIRAVWKSRPCHDPPMVWFFDEHFGNYIESLLGEDIQKDAVRLLADYYELGYVSSSFSVRSFFLSDPDETLFSPDWEDPVKKSRIVDGHFGMPGHVHASWTFAYAALQTVLDYCADHAFTDSISTIRLQDGQFTSQLADMQTLLDRTYLPPPLGQDTLSLVNIAKTWRATQQQQYRSEKLLCEDEMNTQGTLCPLAFVATPVGTTRQARAVDDYLKPFVTVNTGWYGRNDIRNGWQNKIGLMPTGIGASIILSLEHVTTLIQMISLQTLRSYGDPWEGSEALFDLTIIRGNPNSTDFRDNFTIPAYHDANMSVSYLYEHDLGKNRAVAGDSLTLNITLVAGSAFKLIALMMCSG; from the coding sequence ATGGCTTCGGCCAAGCTGTCACGagggaagaaatggcgttgGCGTCTAGTTGTGATGGCTATTCTGGCAAGCCTGGCGCTTTCGGTGGTGAGGCGGCTCTTTTTTCAAGAACGTCAAACGGTACAGTGGCTTCCACCTTTGGCCATCGAGAATCCTACATACTTTTCCGCATTCGAGGAAGAACGCATGCCTACCTCATCCAGCGATGAAGCATGTCAAACTCCACTTGTAGAGGACACGAAAGAGGATTCCCGGAGCGAACTGCTGGTCGACGGCTCGGACTTTGCTGCCGCAGCTCGCGCCCGCACATCCTCCCACCCCTTCTGCCAAAGATTCCGGTACGAACAGTCAGCAAGTGCGCTCTGGTCCTCGCATCGAGAAGCGATTATGAATAAAACCAATCATGCCAACGATGAGGACGGGCGACATCGACCATGGATAGAGAAACTCTTTGACACGGTGAGTCCCTTCTTGTTGCAACGCGGACTTCGCAATCCACCGAATGCGGCGGATACGAAACGCGTTTTAAATATTGTGGAAACCAAGCTAGCCAATTCATCGGCGCCGCCCTTGTATGTCGCTGTATTTGGAGGATCAGTGGTGGAAGGGACTAATTGCGATTTTATTCCCCCGGCTGCACTCGAACTAGTGACGAACCGTTCTTTACtcagagaaagaaagagaaatATGTACGATACTGTTATAAAGGGAAGAAGCTGCACTTGGCCCAATCGATTGCAAGCCCTAGTCGATTACGCACTGGGCGAAGGAGTCGTGAAGATTTACAACCTCGGTGTCGGAGGCACCAATTCACAACTGGCGGTCCCGATTGTCAAATACCGTCTCTACTCGGGTGCGGCGGATCTAGTGAATATAGGTGGACCCGATGTTGTCATCAATGGATATGCCGTCAACGATAATGCCTATTTTTCGAGCACTGCCGCGACGGCAACGTACACTCACTTTAACGCATCGCTCGCTCGCGCGGAGGACTTCATTCGCGCGGTTTGGAAGTCGCGCCCCTGTCACGATCCACCAATGGTTTGGTTTTTTGACGAGCACTTTGGTAATTACATCGAAAGTCTCCTCGGTGAAGACATACAAAAGGATGCGGTCCGTCTCTTGGCGGACTACTATGAGCTTGGTTACGTCAGTTCGTCCTTTTCCGTGCGCTCTTTCTTCCTGTCTGACCCGGACGAAACCTTGTTTTCTCCTGATTGGGAAGATCCCGTCAAAAAATCTCGCATCGTGGACGGGCATTTTGGAATGCCCGGGCATGTTCACGCATCGTGGACCTTTGCATACGCAGCATTGCAAACCGTACTCGACTACTGCGCCGATCATGCCTTCACGGATAGTATATCTACAATACGGTTACAGGACGGCCAGTTTACCTCGCAGCTCGCCGACATGCAAACGTTGCTGGATCGTACCTACCTGCCGCCACCACTCGGTCAGGACACATTGTCGCTTGTGAATATTGCGAAAACTTGGCGAGCAACTCAGCAACAGCAGTATCGTAGCGAAAAACTCCTTTGCGAAGACGAAATGAATACGCAAGGCACATTGTGTCCCCTGGCCTTCGTGGCAACACCCGTGGGTACCACTCGTCAAGCCCGTGCTGTGGATGATTACTTAAAACCCTTTGTGACAGTCAACACTGGCTGGTATGGCAGAAATGATATCCGCAACGGCTGGCAAAATAAGATCGGTCTCATGCCCACCGGTATCGGTGCTTCAATTATCTTGTCACTCGAGCACGTCACAACTCTCATTCAGATGATTTCCTTGCAGACCTTAAGAAGCTACGGTGATCCCTGGGAGGGATCGGAAGCATTGTTTGATTTGACTATTATCCGAGGCAATCCAAATTCCACCGACTTCCGGGACAATTTTACCATTCCTGCCTACCACGACGCAAACATGAGCGTTTCCTATTTGTACGAGCACGACTTAGGAAAAAATCGAGCCGTTGCTGGTGACAGTCTTACTCTGAATATAACGCTGGTTGCTGGTTCTGCTTTCAAACTCATCGCATTAATGATGTGCAGCGGCTAG
- a CDS encoding predicted protein (Involved in carbon utilization. EST support. Signal peptide sequence encoded at 5'end of gene. Predicted cleavage site: ADA-QE. No indications of a cTP (neg. ChloroP prediction, no cTP motif).): MRSFLLWSLVASFATAQEGSNLDRFNYRGTEGTDYGPEDWDQVSCSDTENCLGWPDAFEASRGWSLKDNFCRWCPAGSSSCGTHHQSPIDLQRNRAVPGDPDENECIDVHWMAYYDSTCTWDTLKELNAFSVERHALKVVQPITETTSGEWEIACRDDSGKRFGRIDFSKGFSQWWFLSHMDFHVPSEHTQEGKRYDGELHMYHFYSVTGAEAGIDNEMASVAFFLEAYDDIPDYPMLNRLICQWREAEEKTREECGLPSILTEYPGCFFYNRGHTDSAVTTQSISNGQRKLRTTSRNLRPKVKSVHDIILQNHEQMQSNATFKPHKLILSEDDHAEADPDFDWGAFVAEQVAKSTSSQEHRELMNYDHVGPWFNYFPLVDVRTEYYYRYSGSQTVPPCYGRHIGGSRKQTNHWRFMKDPLRVTQRQIDEMHRLLKERIAPLDDPLASCQPDTAAKVNEDDPTKISVARPLMETRDTHYKVFCECIDWPSKWPEDRAWCEQGFMDRLYTHPYNFQTDGF, translated from the exons ATGCGCTCGTTTCTACTTTGGAGTCTCGTCGCTTCGTTCGCGACTGCTCAGGAAGGCAGTAATCTGGATCGGTTCAACTACCGTGGAACGGAAGGTACGGATTACGGACCGGAAGATTGGGACCAGGTGTCCTGCTCCGATACCGAAAACTGCCTGGGTTGGCCCGATGCCTTCGAAGCGTCCCGCGGATGGAGCCTGAAGGATAACTTTTGTCGTTGGTGTCCCGCCGGAAGCAGCAGCTGCGGAACTCATCATCAATCTCCGATTGACTTGCAGCGAAATCGTGCGGTGCCGGGAGATCCCGACGAAAACGAGTGCATCGACGTGCACTGGATGGCTTACTACGACAGTACCTGCACTTGGGACACATTGAAAGAGCTCAATGCCTTTAGCGTGGAGCGCCACGCGTTGAAGGTGGTCCAGCCCATCACGGAAACGACGAGCGGAGAATGGGAAATCGCCTGTCGTGACGACAGTGGCAAACGCTTTGGACGGATTGATTTCTCCAAAGGCTTTTCGCAGTGGTGGTTCCTTTCCCACATGGACTTTCACGTCCCTTCGGAGCATACACAAGAGGGAAAGAGATACGATGGCGAATTGCATATGTACCACTTTTATTCCGTCACTGGAGCGGAAGCAGGAATCGACAATGAG ATGGCGTCGGTCGCTTTTTTCTTGGAAGCCTACGATGATATTCCGGACTACCCTATGCTGAATAGGCTCATCTGCCAGTGGCGTGAAGCGGAGGAAAAGACGCGCGAGGAATGTGGTTTGCCTTCGATTTTGACGGAATACCCCGGTTGTTTCTTTTACAACCGTGGCCACACGGATTCGGCTGTAACGACGCAGAGCATCAGCAACGGTCAGCGCAAACTTCGCACGACCTCTCGTAATCTTCGGCCAAAGGTCAAGTCGGTGCACGATATCATCCTTCAAAATCACGAACAAATGCAGAGCAACGCGACCTTCAAGCCCCACAAGCTGATTTTATCCGAAGACGACCACGCCGAAGCCGATCCCGACTTTGACTGGGGGGCTTTTGTTGCCGAGCAAGTCGCCAAATCCACCTCATCGCAGGAACATCGTGAGTTGATGAACTATGATCACGTTGGACCTTGGTTCAACTACTTTCCCTTGGTAGACGTCCGTACAGAGTATTACTACCGTTACTCGGGTAGCCAAACCGTCCCACCCTGCTATGGTCGTCATATCGGGGGCAGCCGTAAACAGACGAACCATTGGCGTTTTATGAAAGATCCCCTTCGCGTGACGCAGCGTCAAATTGACGAAATGCACCGCTTGCTCAAGGAGCGTATTGCTCCCCTTGATGATCCTCTTGCATCGTGCCAGCCCGATACGGCCGCCAAGGTAAACGAGGACGACCCCACAAAGATTTCTGTCGCTCGACCGCTCATGGAGACGCGCGACACTCATTACAAAGTCTTTTGCGAGTGCATAGACTGGCCCTCCAAGTGGCCTGAAGACAGGGCATGGTGTGAGCAGGGTTTCATGGATCGCCTTTACACGCACCCGTACAATTTCCAAACGGACGGTTTTTAA
- a CDS encoding predicted protein (Gene is involved in carbon utilization. (EST support) There is a signal peptide encoded at the 5'end of the gene. Predicted cleavage site: TTA-QT. However, there are no indications of a cTP. This CA could therefore be secreted.): MVGLPSVLLCTLIAFTTAQTGRDLDRFNYRGTDGTDYGPEDWDQVSCTDTETCLGWPDGFETARGWDLGENHCRWCPLGTRQCGIHHQSPIDLQRNRAVPGDPEEKECIDVHWMAYYDSTCDWENLKALNAFSIERHALKVNQPIEQLASGDYRLACRNASGRRFGRIDFSKGFSEWWLMSHMDIHVPSEHTQEGKRYDGEIHLYHFYSIPGSQSSTNNEMASVTIFLEAYDDVPDYPMLNRLICQWRQVEDKTREECGLPSVETEYPGCFYYQRGHTIDGFNTIALTQDGTQRNLRQKSRNLRPKSMSVHDLILYNYAQSQTNSSYTPKRLLHSEEDHAEADPNFDWEKFVTRQDGNANITQGNRQLLNYDHVGPWFNYFPMLGVRTEYYYRYSGTQTVPPCYGRFFEGNNRRQTNHWRVLKDPIRVTQRQVDEMHRLLKERIASVDDPLASCEPDTAAKVDENDPTKISVARPVMETRSTHYKVFCECEDWRSKFPEDVEWCKKGLQDRLFNHPYNFETDGF; encoded by the exons ATGGTGGGTCTTCCATCAGTACTATTGTGCACTCTCATTGCATTTACAACTGCGCAGACTGGACGGGATCTGGATCGGTTTAACTACCGTGGGACGGACGGCACCGATTACGGTCCAGAAGATTGGGACCAGGTTTCCTGTACTGATACCGAAACCTGCCTTGGTTGGCCGGACGGCTTTGAAACGGCCCGCGGCTGGGATTTGGGAGAAAATCACTGCCGTTGGTGTCCTCTAGGCACGAGACAATGTGGAATTCATCATCAATCTCCTATTGACTTGCAGCGCAATCGAGCGGTTCCAGGAGATCCGGAGGAGAAGGAATGCATTGACGTCCATTGGATGGCCTACTATGACAGCACCTGCGACTGGGAGAACTTGAAAGCCCTCAACGCGTTTTCGATTGAGCGTCACGCTTTGAAGGTCAACCAACCCATTGAACAATTGGCAAGTGGAGATTACCGTCTAGCGTGTCGTAATGCTTCTGGTCGGCGGTTTGGGCGAATCGACTTTTCGAAGGGATTTTCTGAGTGGTGGCTAATGTCCCATATGGATATCCATGTACCTTCGGAGCATACGCAAGAGGGCAAGAGATACGACGGAGAGATTCATTTGTATCATTTTTACTCTATTCCTGGATCCCAATCCAGTACAAACAACGAG ATGGCGTCTGTAACTATTTTCCTCGAGGCCTACGATGACGTTCCCGACTATCCCATGTTAAATCGTCTCATTTGTCAGTGGCGCCAAGTCGAAGACAAGACTCGAGAAGAATGTGGTTTACCGTCGGTCGAGACGGAGTATCCTGGATGCTTTTACTATCAGAGGGGGCATACCATTGACGGTTTCAACACTATTGCCCTCACACAAGACGGCACACAGAGAAATCTTCGTCAAAAAAGTCGCAACCTGCGACCTAAATCCATGTCGGTTCACGACCTTATCCTTTACAACTACGCCCAGAGTCAGACAAACTCTTCTTACACACCCAAAAGGTTGTTGCATTCCGAAGAGGATCACGCTGAGGCCGATCCCAATTTCGACTGGGAAAAGTTTGTTACCCGCCAAGACGGGAATGCCAACATTACACAAGGAAATCGCCAGCTTCTAAATTACGATCACGTGGGTCCTTGGTTCAACTATTTTCCCATGTTGGGGGTACGCACCGAGTACTACTACCGTTATTCCGGAACCCAGACTGTCCCACCCTGTTACGGGCGTTTTTTCGAAGGAAATAATCGTCGTCAGACCAACCATTGGAGAGTCCTGAAGGATCCTATTCGGGTAACCCAGCGCCAAGTGGATGAGATGCATCGCCTTTTGAAGGAACGCATTGCTTCCGTAGACGATCCACTGGCCTCATGCGAACCCGATACAGCTGCCAAGGTAGACGAGAACGACCCGACCAAGATTTCTGTGGCGCGCCCCGTAATGGAAACACGCAGTACCCACTACAAGGTGTTTTGTGAGTGTGAAGACTGGCGCTCCAAGTTTCCGGAAGATGTGGAATGGTGCAAAAAGGGTTTGCAAGATCGATTGTTCAACCATCCTTACAACTTTGAAACAGACGGGTTTTAA